Within Candidatus Rubrimentiphilum sp., the genomic segment GTGATGTTCTGCAGGAAGAGCAGCGGCGTGCCGCGCTGCACGCAGAGTTCGATGAAGTGCGCGCCCTTGAGCGAGCTCTCGCTGAAGAGAATGCCATTGTTGGCCAGGATGCCGATCGGGTGGCCTTCGATGCGGGCGAAGCCGGTGACCAGCGTCTTGCCGTAACGCGCCTTGAATTCGTGAAACTCCGACGCGTCAACCAAACGCGCGATTACTTCGCGCACGTCATACCCGACGCGCGTATCCGAGGGAATGACGCCGTACAGCTCCTTCGGATCGTATTTTGGCGGCTGCGGTTCGACCATGTCCCACTGACGAGGCAGTTCGCGATGCAGGTTGGCGACGATCGATCGCACGATCGTCAACGCGTGCGCGTCATCTTCGGCGAAATGATCGGCGACTCCGGAGATTCGCGTATGCACGTCCGCTCCGCCCAAGTCTTCCGCCGTAACGATTTCGCCGGTGGCGGCTTTGACCAGCGGCGGCCCGGCCAAGAAGATCGTGCCGTTGTCTTTGACGATCACCGATTCGTCGGACATGGCCGGCACGTATGCGCCGCCCGCCGTTGACGAACCCATCACGGCCGCGATCTGCGGGATGCGTTTACCCGACATGCGTGCTTGATTGTAAAAGATCCGTCCGAAATGTTCGCGGTCCGGAAAGACTTCGTCTTGCCGCGGCAAGAACGCGCCGCCGGAATCGACCAAATAGATGCACGGCAGATGATTCTGCTCGGCGATCTCTTGCGCGCGCAGATGCTTCTTGACGGTGATCGGATAGTACGTTCCACCCTTCACCGTTGCATCGTTGGCGACGATTACGCAGTGCTGGCCTTCCACGATGCCGATCCCCGTGATGATCCCGGCGCCCGGCGCCTCGCCGTCATACATGCCGTTGGCTGCCAGCGGCGAGAACTCCAAGAAGAAAGATTTGGGATCGGTTAATTTCTCAACGCGCTCGCGGGCCGGCAGCTTGTTTCGCTTGCGATGTTTTTCGATCGCTTCCGGCCCGCCGCCCGAGCGCGCGGCTGCCAGCGCCTCGCGTAGCTGGTCGACCAAGCGGGTCATGTTTTCGAAGTTACGTTTATAGGTGTCGGTCTGAAGGTTCAGCCGGGTCTGGAGTACAGCCATGCGAGCGCGTTTTCGTTAAGCGTCCTTTAACCCCGTTTCCGCGCTCATCCGCTACAATGTGGCAAGAGTATGACAACCGCACTTACGCCCCGCACCGACGTCGCCGGCATGTACCGGCCCTCCGGGCAGCTCGATATCAGCACTGCGCTCGCAGCCTATAGCGGACCCTGGGACGAGCGCATGGCCGCGCATCTCTTGCGCCGCGCCGGGTTCGGGTCCACGCCGGACGAGGCCAAGCGCTACGGCAGCATGGGCGTCCACGCGGCGGTGGATGCACTGATAAACTTTCCGTCAACCGCCGGCTTGCCCGCGCCGGACAATCTGTACGATCCGCGCGCGACGCTGATGCAGTATTTCCAGTCGGGTGTGCGGCCGGGAATGGTCGACGATACGACCAAGCGCAAGATCGGACAAGAAGTTCGTCAGAACGAACGGCAATCCGTAATCGCGCTGCAGCGCTGGTGGCTCAACCGGATGCTGGCGACGCCCGCGCCGCTGCAAGAGAAGATGGCGCTCTATTTCCACGGCCACTTCACGTCCGCGGCGATTCAAAAGGGCGTCACGCCGGTGATGACCTACAACCAGAACCAACTCTTCCGCGACAACGCGCTCGGAAATTTGCGCGAGTTGACGTGGCAAGTCTCGATCGATCCCGCGATGATGATCTATTTGGACAATGCCCGCAGCGATCCGCAGCATCCAAACGAAAACTATGCGCGCGAGCTGATGGAACTCTTCACGCTCGGAGTCGGCAACTACAGCGAACAGGACGTGCGCGAGTCCGCCCGCGCTTGGACCGGCTACGTGCTTCGCCCGCGTGTCGGCGACGTGCAATTCGTCGCCTCGCGCCACGACGACGGAAGCAAAACGTTCTTAGGGCAGACCGGTAACTTTACCGGACGCGACATCGTCGACATCATCTACAAGCAGCCGGCGGCCGCGATGTTCTTTGCCAACAGTTTGCTGAACTTTTTCGTCTACAACGGGCCGGAACCGGAGCTGGTCGAGGCTGTTGCCAAGCTGATCCGCAAGAACGACTACAATCTCAAGCCGGTCATGTCCACGCTGCTTCGCAGCAACGTCTTTTTTTCCAACCGGACCTACCGGGCGCTCGTGAAGAGCCCCGTGGAGTTCGTCATCGGAACGTACAAGCAGTTCGACGCCAAGCAAGTTGACGATCGCGCCCAGCGCGCGCTCTTTGCGATGGGGCAAGTCCTGTTCTATCCGCCCAACGTCGCCGGCTGGCCGGGCGGCGCGAACTGGCTCACCAGCCAAACCGTCATCGCGCGCGAGAATTTCCTCGCATCGATGGTCAACTCGCCGATGATGGACGACGTAGGCTGGATGCAGCAAGTGCCTATGAAGGCCTCGCAAGCCGCGCATGACTTGGTGCAAACCGTTTTACACGGCGACGCGTCGCCGCAAGGCATCGCGCAAGTCACGGATTACCTCAACGGCGTAAACACTTCCGCACTCGGCATGCTCTCCGGAGAAAACTATCCCGAACGTGTCCGCGGAGCCGCTTATCTGACGATGGCGATGCCTGCGTACCAGCTAAACTGATGAGAAACCCTTCGATGCCTCAGGGTCCTTCGATACCTCAGGATGACAATGCATGAAACGTGGTAATTTTTTAGTCGGAGCGATCAGCGGGATCGCGGTGGTCGCAAACGCGGACCACGTCTTCGCCCGGGCGCTGGCGCAAACGCCGCTGCCGGGTCTGCCCGGAACGGCGAACCGGTGCCTCGTCCTGATCAATCTGCAGGGCGGAAACGACGGGCTGAACTGCGTCGTACCGCACGGCGACGCGCAGTATTATCAGGTGCGCCCGACGATCGGGATTGCGCGCGGCGACGTCCTGACTATCAACGACCGCCTCGGATTCAATCCGAACATGAAGTCGTTTAAGTCCATGTACGACAAGGGCAATGTTGCGGTCGTGCAGAGCGTCGGCTACCCGGACCCGGATCACTCGCACTTCCGCTCCACCGAGATCTGGCAGACCGCGGCGCCGACCAAGTACGAGCACACCGGTTGGCTCGGCCGCTATCTGGACGAAGCTGCTCTGCCCAAGGACAACCTCTTTAACGGCGTGGCGATTGCGCAGGTTCTACCTGAAGTTATGGTCGCTAATAAGACAGACGTGCCGGCCATCGCGCAGATCAACGGCTACGGGCTGATCAGCGATCGCAACAGCTCGGCGAGCATGGCGTACAGCAAACTGCTGACCGACAATCGCTTCCCATTCAGCTCACCATACCTGGCCCACGTTGCCGAAATCGAAGATCACGCGCAAAAGGGCTCGCAAGAATTGCCGAAACTAATCGCGGGCTACAAGACGGATGCGTCGTATCCGGCGACGCCGCTGGGACGCAGCCTCGCGCTGGCCGCACAGATTATCGGAAGCAATACCGGCACGCGCGTCCTGTACGTGCAGCACGGCTCGTTCGACACGCACATCGGCCAGAAAGCGACGCAGGACCGCCTGCTCGGCGAATTCTCGGATGCGATCAAAGCCTTCTACGACGACTTGGGCGCGCACGGGAACGATAATCGCGTGCTCACGATGACCTTCTCCGAGTTCGGCCGCCGCGTCGCCGAAAACGCGAGCCGCGGAACCGATCACGGTGAAGCTTCGCCGCTCTTTCTTATCGGCGGCGGCGTGAAAGGCGGGATTTACGGAGCGTATCCCGATCTCGCCAACACGAACATGGGCAACCTGAAGTTCGACACGGATTTCCGCAGCGTGTACGCAACGGTGCTCGAGCGCTGGCTCGGACGTCCGTCGGCCACGATCTTGCGAGGCCAGTTCCCGACCATCGCCGCGCTCGGCTAATTAGCTCTGCAGCGCGCGCTCCCGGTCGATGAGCGCGCGTTTGCGATCGAGGCCCCATTTATAGCCGCCCAGCTCGCCCGTTCCGCGAATGACGCGGTGGCATGGAATCGCGATCGCGCAGATATTTGAGGCGCAAGCGCGAGCCACGGCGCGCGCCGCGCCCGGCCGTCCGATCGCTTCAGCCACCTCGCCGTACGATTGCACTTGTCCGCGCGGAATCGACTGCAGATAGGCCCAGACGCGCATCTGAAACGCCGTCGCGCGCACGTCCAGCGGCAGGTCCAAGTCCGGTACACCGCCTTCCAAATGCCGTCTAAGCGCATCGGCCCATTGGGCTAGATGCGGATCGTTCGCGTTGTCCATCGGCGCAATATCGGCTTTCGAATACTCGCGGCGCAGTTGTTCCAGCAGCGCGTGCGCGCTCTCGCCGAATTGCACGAAGCACAGACCGCGATCGGTTGCGGCCACCATCATCAATCCGATCGGAGTCTCGACGGTGGCGTACGAGATCGTCACGCCCTCGCCGCTGCGCCGGTATTGTGCGGGCGTCATCCCGAGCCGGGTGTCCGCGCGTTCGTAGACGCGGCTCGCCGATCCATAGCCGGCGTCGTAGACCGCGGCGGTAACGTCCCGCGAAGTTTTTAGATCTGCTTTTAAGCGTCGCAGACGCAGCTCGTCCACATAGCGTTTCGGCGTTACGCCGACTGCCGCTTTAAAGCTGCGCAGAAAATGAAACGGGCTCATGCCGGCGACGCGCGCCAATACATCGAGCTTCGGCGATTCTTCGAGGTGCGCTTCCGCGTACTCGCACGCTGCGCTTATGCCGCTCCTCATGCCGGTCTCACGGCTCCTGGAACCCGGTTCGTTCGCGAATTGTTTCATGGCTTCAGCATAGCGCTCGATGAACCGGTCCGGCTATCCGAAAATTGCGATGGCATTCGCAGTTTCCGGCGAAACCCGCCGGAGTGATCGAGATTCTGTTTCTGGGCACCGGCGGCGCGCGCTTCGTCGTCGCGCGGCAGATTCGCGCGTCGGGCGGCATGTGGATGCGCTTTGGCCGGACGCAGATTCATGTGGACCCTGGCCCCGGCGCGCTCGTGCGCGCGCTTTCACGCGTGCCTCCGTGCAATCCGCGCGAGCTCGAGGCGATCGTGCTTTCCCATAAGCATCTCGACCATTCCAGCGACGTGAACGTCATGATCGAAGCCATGACCTCCGGCGGATTCCGGAAGCGCGGCGCAGTGCTGGCGCCCATCGATGCGCTCGAGGGAGAGCACGTTGTCTTGCCCTACGCGCAGAAGTTCGTGGAACGCGTCGAAGTCTTGAAGGCGAGTCATGGCCCGTACGCGATCGGCGATGTCGAAGTGTTCACGTCGATGCGTCACGTGCATGCGGTCGAGACGTATGGGCTGCACTTCAGGTACGAGGGCCGTACCGTCTCGTATCTGCCATGCGGCAAGTTTTTTGACGGCCTGATCGACGACTACCGTGCGCACTCGCCGGATCTGCTGGTCGTAAACGTTCTGCGTTACCGCGACGGTATGGATGTGGATCACCTCACGTTCGATCAGGCCCGCGAAGTGATACGCGGCGTGCATCCGCGAGTCGCCGTGCTGCAGCATTTCGGTACGCAGATGCTCGAGCAGGATCCGCCGCGGCTCGCCCGCGAGTTGGAGCGCGAGTTGGGCGTGCGCGTGATTGCCGCGTACGACGGCCTCTTGCTCGACGCCGATACGGAACTGTCCGCCGTTGCCGGTTGAGATTCTGCGAGTCGAACCCAGCGCGATCGAAGACTTCGTCCGAAGCAACGAACGTGAAGCGCTCAAGACGCTCTTCAATTTTAGCGTTGTGTGGCACGAGGAGCGGCATGACTTTGCCGCTATGGACGGCGACGTACTTGCAGGCGTGGCCACGATCCGCATCGCGGCGTCCCTGTCGCACGTCGAGCGCGTGTTCGTCTTACCGGAGCGGCGCCTGCAGGGCATCGGGCACGCGCTTCTGGAGCGCGCGGCGGAGGCGGCGAACTACTCCAACTGCCATAAGATGAGCGCACTCGTTCCACACCGCAGCGGCGCCCAACGATTTTTGGAACGCTGCAGCTATAAAGAAGAAGCTGTGCTGCCGCAGCACACGTTTAAGCTGGACATGGCCATGATGCGGCGGTTTTTGCTCTAGCTAGTGAATGCGCCGGCCGCGCGCCGGTTGATTGGGCGCCGGGCGCCGGATGAAGCCCGTCATCGGAGCCCACTCCGCCGGCAGCCGGCGTTGCGCGCGCAGCGCGCCATTATACAAGTACACGGCACCGTGCGACGAGCTCGCCGTAACGACCGAGCCGTTGCCGCCGAGCTGCGCGTCGGTCTGTCCGGCGCGAACCGCTCCGCCGCCGAAAGTCGAATAGATCCGGCCGACCGAGCTGTGCGCGCCGATCTGCACGTTACCCGCGCCGACGCCAATCCCGACGTTGCCGTTGGTGCTCTCAAAACGGGCCAAGCCCGGCTGGAAGCCGCCGTTGTCGTACACGATCGTGCCGTTGTAGCTTGAAACGTCTATCTGCCGCGACATGACGTTCTCGAACAAAATGTTACCGATGGCCGTGCGCGCACGAAAGCGATCGAAAGACGAACCGTCCGTCATGATCTGCCCGCGCGCGACTTGCACGAAGCCGGTGCCGCCGACGTTATGCAGCCGAGCTCCGCCGTTGTGAACCAGCAGCGCGAACGCGCCGTTGCGGTAATCTTGCACGTCGATGAGACCGCGCTGCACGTTACCCAGCAAAAGCGCAGTACCGGCCGGCAACATCACGAGCACGTTTGCATCCACAGCTTGAATGAAGATGCCGGCATGCGGAGCTGCGGTCAACGCAGGCAGTGCGAACTCTTCCGGCGGCAACACGATCGTGCCATCCGGCGTAAGAACTGTCGTCGCGAAGATCGGGATAGGGCGGGTCAGCGCCTGCGCGACGGCTTCCGGCCGGAAACTGCGCGCACTCACAGGTTGCGGCGAGCTCACCTGGACGTCGCTTCTGTTCCAGATCCGCACCGTCAGCGTTCCGCTGCGCATCATTACGCGCACGACCGGCGAGTCGCCGGCCGGCAAGACAATAGGCGCAGTCTGAGCACGCACCCACGACGGTTGCGCACTCAGTATGGCACATATGAAAATGAGGAGTCCGGCCGCCCGTCCCCTCACCCGGTTCGTCACCTTACTATTGTACGTGCCGCCGGCTCCCGTACATGAGAATACTATGAGATGCGCGGGAACCAAGCACGAAAGAGGGCGCCGCCCGTCTTCGATCGGAGCGCCTCGACGCTTCCGTCGTGCACGCGTGTTATCGATCGGACGATTGCTAGGCCCAACCCCGTGCCGGGAACGGCCCGGTTGCGCGACTTGTCGGTGCGATAAAACCGATCGAAAACGAAGGCCGCGTCGGCCGGATCGATGCCGGGGCCGGTATCCTCAACTTCGATACTAGCTTTACCATCTTGGGCGCGTACGCGAACCGTGACGCTGCCGGCGTCGGTGAATTTGATGGCGTTGTCGATCAAATTACTGAAAAGCTGCCGAATGAGTGAGGGGTCGCCCAGAATTTGCGGCTGTTCGTTGCCGCCGTCGAAAGTCAAGCGCAGGCCCTTGCCATGCGCGCGCGGCTGCGCGGCGGCAACCGCCTCCGCGCCGATCACGCCGAGCGGAACAGTTTCTTTAGGAATCGCTTCACCGGAGTCGGCTTTCGCCAGCGTTAGCATGCCCGCGACCATGCCGGCGAGCGAGGCGCTCTCCGTGGCGATCGTCTCCAAGCTCTCCCGGCGGACCTGCTCGTCGCGGTCGCCCCAACGCGCCAGCAGCTGTGCGTTGGCGTTAATGGACGTAAGCGGCGTCTTCAATTCATGCGAAGCGTCGGAGATAAACTGGCGCTCGCGCGCAAACGATTCTTCCAGACGCGCGAGCAAGTCGTCAAAGGTGGCGGCCAGTTTACCGACCTCGTCGTTGCGGTTCTTCCAGCGCAGCCGGCGGTTGAGGCGATCCGATCCGATTTCGCGCATCGCCAGCGCGAGTTGATTGATTGGATTGGTCGCTTGTGAAGCCAGCACCAGCGACAGTCCGCCGACGGCCAGAACCGACGCGATGAGAATTCCGACGATCGCCTGCCGCGTCTCGTTGAAAGCTCGATAGAGTTGGTCGAGCGGCTCACCGACGCGAACGATCAGCGCGTTCCGTCCGCTGCTCATCAGCTCGTTTTGAACCAAGAATGGTGTGCCGTGCAAGTCGGCGTCTTGAACCGCCGATGGTTTGGCGGCGGTGAGCTTCGGCGCCGGCGGAAACTCCGTAGTTCCCATGTTGAAGCTCTTGGCCACGTCGTGTCCATTCGTATCCTCAATTTCCAAATACGTTCCCGCGGCCGCCCAGCGTTCGAGATTGTCCGTGCTCTCAAGGGTAAGCAGCGCATCGCCGCTCGTATCCTGGATCGAAAACTGGTTGGGAGGCGGCAGCGCGACGCGCTTGATGTCCTGCATCGTTAACGCCAGATGCCCTTGCGCCTGGTCGTAGAGAATCTGCTCGAAACGTAAGGTGACGATCAACCCCAGCGCGAGGATGGCGGCGATCAGCAGCAGGGCATACCAGGCGGCGATTCGCCACCGTAGGGAAGTCACTAATCCTTGATGGTGTAACCGACTCCGCGCACGGTCGTGATCAGTTTGTCGTCGAAGCCGTCGTCGATCTTTCCGCGCAGATAGCGGATGTAGACGTCGATCAGGTTGGAGTCGCCCAGAAAGTCGCTTCCCCAAACGCCGTTGAAGAGTTCGTCGCGCGAATGGACCTTGTTGCGATGCAGCAGCAGGTATTCCAAGAGCGCGTATTCTTTGGCGGTCAAGTTGACCGGCTTGCCGTTCCGCGTGACTTCGTGGCGGTCGCGATCCATCGAGAGGTCGCGATAGACGATGACATTGCTGGCTGGTTCTTTATCGCGCAGGCGGGCACGAACGCGCGCCAGCAGTTCCTCGGTTGAAAAAGGCTTGGTCATGTAATCGTCCGCGCCCATGTCCAGGCCGGCGACGCGTTCGGGAACGCGATCCTTCGCCGTCAGCATGATGATTGGCACGCGGCTTTTGGCGCGCAGCCGGCGGCAAACTTCCAAGCCGTCCATTTTCGGCAGCATGAGATCCAAAACGACGAGGTCAGGTTCTTTGAGTGCGCGCTCTAAGCCCGAGAGACCATCGCGAGCGCTTTCGACTTCGTAACCTTCGTGTTCGAGTTCGAGCTGAAGGACGCGGCTGATCGCCGCGTCATCCTCGATGACCAGGATGCGAAAGCGCCGGTTAACGGCGCACCGGTCCTCGACGCGCGGGTGCGACAGCCGGACTCAGCTGGGAAATCCACATCGCGGCCGCACCTCCCAGCGCGATCCAAAGCAACGTTGCCGGTTGTGAAACGACCGCCAGAATTGCGCCGCCAACGACGTCGAGCGTGGAAACGACCGGAGCCGGACCGCCGCGCAAGATCAGCACGAGCAGCCAAGCGATCATGGCGACGCAGCCGCCCATGAGCCAGCCTTCCCACGGCTTGACCGCCAGGGTATGGCGGTAGATTGTACGATCCAGGATCGACGCCCGCAGGTTGGCGGGAGCCTCCTCGAGCGGGAGGTTGAAAAGTGCGCGGTCCAGATCGGCGTCGCTATAGTGTTTCATTCCGGTACTCCCGTTGCGGCTTGATTCAGCATTCGCCGCAACTGTTCTTTTGCGCGGAACAGGTGGGTCTTCACCGTTCCGATCGGTATCTCCAGCACTTGAGCGATCTCGTCGTACTGGCTGCCCTGCAGGTGGTAGAGCGTTATCACGGTGCGATATTTCTCCGGGAGCTGCGCGATCGCGGCTCGCAGCCGCCGGGCTTCGTCCCCGGCGATGGCTTGCTGCTCCGGCCCGGCCCCAGGGTCGGCCCGATCCGGAAGCTCCTCGTTCGAGTAACGTTTGCGGCGGTTCAATCGGTCGCAGCAGGCGTGGTAGGCGATCGAGAAGATCCAGGTCGAGAATTTGGCGCCCGGCCGGAAGGTGCGCAGGCTGCGGTAGGCCTTGAAAAACGCCTCCTGCGCGACGTCGCGGGCCTCCTCGGAGTCCCGCAGCGTCCTGTAGGCCAAGTGGTAGACCGCTCGGTCGTATCGCTCGACGAGCGTGCCGAAAGCCTCGCCCCGGCCCGCCAGCGCTTGCGTTACGAGCGTCTGGTCATCGACGGTGGTCGCGAGGTCGATAGCAGGGGCCTCCAGTACGGCTGCAGCCACGCTCGTCATACACGCGCGCGCGAAGCATTGTTTCGGCCGCCCTGAAACACTCCCCCGGCCCGGCCCGTACCTGGGGAAGAATGCGCTACACACGAACCGTCCTCATCGCCGTCCTCATCGCCGCCGAGGTTTTTATCGCGAGCGTCATCGTGGTCTCGGCCGGCGGCCTCAAGACGTTTTCGGACGCCGGGAACGCCCGCGATTTCAACTACACTCCCTATTCGCTGCCGGCGGTTGCGGTTGGTTCGCGTCCGCATGTGGTGATCGACGACCCGGATTCGCGCGTCGTCGTCACGCCGTCCACCGACGGCCAGGTCCACATCACCGACGCTACCAGCATCGGCGGCTGGGGCTGGGGTTCGCGTCCGCAACATCTGCAAGTGCGCAAGACTGCGGACGGAGTTGTCATCGCACGGCCCACGATAGCAAATCGCGTCATCATTTTCGGCTTTGAATCGAGCCGCACAGAAGTCGCTGTGCCGGCGGATGCAGTGCTTGAGATCACGCATGCCGGCGGCGCCGACGTGAGCGATCTCACGGGCACGATCAACGTCCATTCCGACGACGGACACATTGCGGCTACGAATGTCAAGAGCGTCGACGTCGCACTGACCACGGACGACGGACACATTACTCTGGACAACGTCGACGCGGACAAGCTCGCGGTCTCCACGCAGGACGGTTCTATCCGGGCTTCGTCGCTGCGCGTTCGCCAGGGCAGCGCGCATACCGGTGACGGTTCGGTCACGCTGGCATTTGCGGACGCGGGAGATCTTACGCTGCAGGCGCGCACCGGCGACGGCAGCATCAGAATTAACGGAGCGCGGCAAGGCGACTCGCCGCTGCGCGACTACAAACTTGGAAACGGCGGCGGTTCGCTGGACGTCTCAACGGAAGACGGCAGCATCCGCGTTTACACGAACGGAGCGAATTAAATGCAGTTCTCTGAATCTTTTGTCGCGGTCATCGCGATTCTCGTCGTCTTCGGAATGCCGCTCGCATTCGCAATGTCGCACCGTTGGTGGTCGCATCAAGAACGGCTGGAAATGATTAAGCGCGGAATGCCGCCGCCGCTCGATCCGCGCGAGGCGCGGCGAGCCGAACGTGCCGGCTATAATTACGCGAGTTACGCTTCCAACGACCCGAACTCGTGCTACTATCCCGATCGCATGTTGCGCAAAGGCGTGACGGTGGCAATGGTCGGTTTGGCGCTGTTGATCGGTCTGTCGTTTATCAATCCAGGACGTCCGGGACCGTGGCTCCTGGGCGGATTGATTCCGCTGTTCGTGGGCCTTGCGCAGATTATTTTGGCGTTGATGTCGGGCGCAAACTTCGGCGGGTGGACGCTTCAGGGGCCGCAGCCGGTGCAGCGTGGCACCATGCCGGGACAGACGCCGGCGCCTCCGCCCGGACCCTACGCTTGGCGGCCAGGACAAACGACGGAGCTCGAACCGCCCGTCCGTCCGCCTGACATAAGGCAGTAGATAAAGGAAGAACCGCCGGCAAGCCGGCGGTTCTTTTGTAAGTTAGCCTGTGGCTTTACTTACAGGATACCAGGGCGATTGCCCATCCAGCCGCAGTTCTCGTCCGGACGAGGTAACCGTCAGACGTCCGGTCGTAAACCTGGTAGCCCGCTCTTAGCGCGTCGGCTAGCGATTTGAAGACCATAAGACCTGCCATACCTGGACCCTCCTTTCTTTTTTTCGTTCTATACCCTATAACGGCTTTTGTCGCAAGTGGGTTCAGTCAAACGTCGCAATTTTGATTAAATATTCTGTAACGGGAGTATGTCCGGGCGGTTGCGAGAATGGTGCCGCGATGCCCAACGGGCCATCGGTACGTGATGTCCGCGTGCTCGATCGCACAGAACTTGCGCCCGGCGTAGTCCTCCTTGGTTTTTACGCTCCGGAGCTCGTTGCCGTGACTCGGCCGGGCCAGTTCGTCATGGCAATACCGCCAAGCGGCGAACGCGCCGCGACGGCGCTCGCCATCTATGAGGCGCAAGGAGAGCGCGCGAGTTTGCTGTTTTTCATCTGCGGCGCGCGGACGCGTGAATTGGCCGAATTACGAACGGGCGACACGCTTTCAATCACCGGTCCTTTGGGCAACGGTTTCGACGTGAATGGCGCGCGCAACGTTGCAATTGTAGCCGGCGGCGTGGGCATCGCATCGGTATTGCTTCCTGCGCAAATGCTAATCGAACAAGGCGCGCGCGTGCGGTTGTTTTACGGCGCGCGCAGCGAAAACTTCTTGGTCGATCGCGAGCGTTTCGAACGCGCCGGTTGCGAGCTCTGCTGCGCGACCGACGACGGATCGTTCGGTCACGCCGGATTCATCACCGAA encodes:
- a CDS encoding sigma-70 family RNA polymerase sigma factor, which codes for MAAAVLEAPAIDLATTVDDQTLVTQALAGRGEAFGTLVERYDRAVYHLAYRTLRDSEEARDVAQEAFFKAYRSLRTFRPGAKFSTWIFSIAYHACCDRLNRRKRYSNEELPDRADPGAGPEQQAIAGDEARRLRAAIAQLPEKYRTVITLYHLQGSQYDEIAQVLEIPIGTVKTHLFRAKEQLRRMLNQAATGVPE
- a CDS encoding DUF4097 family beta strand repeat-containing protein, with the protein product MRYTRTVLIAVLIAAEVFIASVIVVSAGGLKTFSDAGNARDFNYTPYSLPAVAVGSRPHVVIDDPDSRVVVTPSTDGQVHITDATSIGGWGWGSRPQHLQVRKTADGVVIARPTIANRVIIFGFESSRTEVAVPADAVLEITHAGGADVSDLTGTINVHSDDGHIAATNVKSVDVALTTDDGHITLDNVDADKLAVSTQDGSIRASSLRVRQGSAHTGDGSVTLAFADAGDLTLQARTGDGSIRINGARQGDSPLRDYKLGNGGGSLDVSTEDGSIRVYTNGAN
- a CDS encoding DUF6249 domain-containing protein gives rise to the protein MQFSESFVAVIAILVVFGMPLAFAMSHRWWSHQERLEMIKRGMPPPLDPREARRAERAGYNYASYASNDPNSCYYPDRMLRKGVTVAMVGLALLIGLSFINPGRPGPWLLGGLIPLFVGLAQIILALMSGANFGGWTLQGPQPVQRGTMPGQTPAPPPGPYAWRPGQTTELEPPVRPPDIRQ
- a CDS encoding dihydroorotate dehydrogenase electron transfer subunit yields the protein MPNGPSVRDVRVLDRTELAPGVVLLGFYAPELVAVTRPGQFVMAIPPSGERAATALAIYEAQGERASLLFFICGARTRELAELRTGDTLSITGPLGNGFDVNGARNVAIVAGGVGIASVLLPAQMLIEQGARVRLFYGARSENFLVDRERFERAGCELCCATDDGSFGHAGFITELLAAAEDKPDLIIACGPSPMLRATAFVASELGVRAQLSLEETFACGVGGCWGCVVPLDRKSSQAPRFPAPANGGDFVYARVCKEGPVFWAHELRW